A genomic window from Luteolibacter sp. LG18 includes:
- a CDS encoding M20 family metallo-hydrolase — MSEAADNTLRLALERIKELGNLSEEKGRLTRTLLSPASREVASRLMAWMEEIKMQVSHNAMGTVRGVLPGTQPRALPLLIGSHFDTAVGAGKYDGVLGIVVGLAALERLAADGIVLPVPVHLLGFADQEGVRFHTTYLGSRGVCGDFDEATYALRDDTNTTLSTFLALAGWTEDSTDIEYAPGSARGFLEVHIEQGRVLEEAGQPAGLVTAICGQSRVVGSVRGRAEHAATTPMELRHDALTGAAECLLAIEKMARENPPLLASVGKMQIDPGTSNSVPGVASFTLDLRHPEDAVRAEFLEKLRARCSAIVTQRGLKLEWRVVLDHDGVSCDVELGRRLAGALTTATGAVPRLASGAGHDAVIMAQVAPIAMLFVRCRGGLSHHPDEFVAEKDVGAAIEVVFRFLKSFLVGG; from the coding sequence ATGAGCGAAGCCGCGGATAACACCCTCCGTCTTGCCCTTGAGCGGATCAAGGAACTGGGGAATCTCAGCGAGGAAAAGGGGCGGCTTACCCGCACCCTGCTCTCGCCCGCCAGCCGCGAGGTGGCCTCGCGGCTGATGGCGTGGATGGAGGAGATCAAGATGCAGGTGTCCCACAATGCGATGGGCACGGTGCGGGGCGTGCTGCCCGGCACCCAGCCGCGGGCGCTGCCGCTGCTCATCGGCTCCCATTTCGACACGGCGGTGGGCGCGGGCAAATACGACGGCGTGCTCGGCATCGTGGTCGGCCTGGCGGCCTTGGAACGGCTGGCGGCGGACGGCATCGTGCTGCCGGTGCCGGTCCATCTGCTGGGATTCGCGGACCAGGAAGGTGTCCGTTTCCACACCACCTACCTGGGCAGCCGGGGCGTGTGCGGGGACTTCGACGAGGCAACTTACGCGCTGCGGGATGACACGAACACGACGCTTTCGACCTTCCTCGCGCTGGCGGGTTGGACCGAGGATTCCACTGACATCGAATATGCACCGGGCAGCGCGCGGGGATTTCTGGAAGTTCACATCGAGCAGGGGCGGGTGCTCGAGGAGGCCGGGCAGCCCGCGGGATTGGTCACGGCGATCTGTGGTCAAAGCCGGGTGGTGGGGTCCGTCCGGGGCAGGGCCGAGCACGCGGCGACCACGCCCATGGAGCTGCGCCACGACGCCCTCACCGGCGCCGCCGAGTGCCTGCTGGCAATCGAGAAGATGGCCCGCGAGAACCCACCGCTGCTGGCCAGCGTGGGCAAGATGCAGATCGATCCCGGCACCAGCAATTCGGTCCCGGGAGTCGCCTCCTTCACCTTGGACCTGCGCCATCCCGAGGATGCGGTCCGCGCCGAGTTTCTGGAAAAACTCCGCGCCCGCTGCTCCGCCATCGTCACCCAGCGTGGCCTGAAGCTCGAGTGGCGGGTGGTCCTGGATCACGATGGCGTGAGCTGCGATGTGGAACTCGGCCGCCGTTTGGCCGGGGCGCTCACCACCGCCACCGGTGCGGTGCCGCGCCTCGCCAGCGGTGCGGGTCATGACGCGGTGATCATGGCGCAGGTCGCCCCGATCGCGATGCTCTTCGTCCGCTGCCGGGGCGGCCTCAGTCATCATCCCGACGAGTTCGTGGCGGAGAAGGACGTCGGCGCAGCCATCGAGGTGGTGTTCCGCTTCCTCAAGTCCTTCCTCGTGGGAGGCTGA
- a CDS encoding DUF3108 domain-containing protein — MRFLPAVAAWGLTFAPALAAAPAWQAGLTPFNSPAHPRLAPCALEYRASWKGLLDAGKIRIEFGNPANAKGGSFVATSHGESTGPASALFDFKSWYWSEMESGSLRPKIFHSVEDLEKRRVTYHLDYSPKGVDWSRNTRIFATGFQYDTKGAFAFTPVHDLFSSMLFVRGRKLDNGDTVSFVIQPGDDPYLVNAHVDNREAHDGRSSIRLTVKMLKIDTTSLALLPYKKLKEATLWLSDDADRIPLEIRAGVFIGDVRVTLAGQAKY, encoded by the coding sequence ATGCGTTTCCTGCCCGCCGTGGCCGCTTGGGGCCTGACATTCGCTCCCGCCCTGGCCGCCGCCCCCGCGTGGCAGGCAGGACTCACTCCCTTCAACTCCCCCGCCCATCCCCGGCTCGCGCCCTGCGCGCTGGAATACCGGGCCAGTTGGAAGGGCCTGCTGGATGCCGGGAAGATCCGGATCGAGTTCGGCAATCCCGCGAACGCCAAGGGCGGTTCGTTCGTCGCCACTTCCCACGGCGAAAGCACCGGCCCGGCCTCGGCCTTGTTCGATTTCAAAAGTTGGTACTGGTCCGAGATGGAGTCCGGATCGCTCCGTCCGAAGATCTTCCACAGTGTCGAGGATCTGGAGAAGCGCCGGGTCACCTATCACCTCGATTATTCGCCGAAGGGCGTGGACTGGAGCCGCAACACCCGCATCTTCGCGACCGGATTCCAGTATGACACCAAGGGCGCCTTCGCCTTCACCCCCGTCCACGACCTGTTCTCGTCGATGCTCTTCGTCCGCGGGCGGAAGCTGGACAATGGGGACACCGTATCCTTCGTGATCCAGCCGGGTGACGATCCCTATCTGGTCAACGCCCATGTCGACAACCGAGAGGCCCACGATGGCCGTTCCTCCATCCGTCTCACGGTGAAGATGCTAAAGATCGACACCACCAGCCTGGCGCTGCTGCCCTACAAGAAGCTCAAGGAGGCCACGCTCTGGCTCAGCGACGATGCGGATCGCATCCCGTTGGAAATCCGCGCGGGCGTGTTCATCGGTGATGTGAGAGTCACCTTGGCCGGACAGGCGAAGTATTGA